In Falco naumanni isolate bFalNau1 chromosome 5, bFalNau1.pat, whole genome shotgun sequence, the following are encoded in one genomic region:
- the TMEM139 gene encoding transmembrane protein 139, protein MWLETHWKNIRQTLLLLFTAALLIGVTMLAISSNINPVGYFFLGVGGVCLIGYLLSVFVECYLSNQHRRDANETPPNRQSQAGVNAAYEAPTYEEVMTTSVPAIWTIASNPGSVPSPLSEPPPYNAVIESSSREEMTVEALRVSVASEPEAGAGSRLQLQLVLPPRLQRFVSDIHEVKGIEERFEPLAPLTPPPAYETAINDDVFEDAFQPTML, encoded by the exons ATGTGGTTAGAGACACACTGGAAGAACATCCGCCAaaccctgctgcttctgttcacCGCTGCTCTTCTCATCGGGGTCACCATGCTGGCCATCTCATCTAACATCAACCCAGTGGGCTATTTCTTCCTGGGGGTAGGGGGCGTGTGCCTCATCGGCTACTTGCTGAGTGTGTTTGTCGAGTGTTACCTGAGCAATCAGCACCGACGTGATGCGAATGAGACGCCTCCAAATAGGCAAAGCCAAGCAGG GGTGAACGCTGCCTACGAAGCGCCCACCTATGAGGAGGTGATGACCACATCAGTTCCAGCAATATGGACGATTGCCTCCAACCCAGGCTCGGTGCCCTCCCCGCTGAGCGAGCCTCCTCCTTACAACGCAGTTATTGAATCGTCCTCCCGAGAGGAGATGACGGTGGAGGCTCTCAGGGTGTCGGTGGCATCAGAGCCCGAGGCAGGCGCAGGCTccaggctccagctgcagctggtgctgccccCGAGGCTGCAGCGCTTTGTTTCCGACATCCATGAAGTGAAAGGCATTGAGGAGAGGTTTGAGCCGCTGGCGCCACTCACTCCACCACCTGCTTATGAGACTGCCATCAATGATGATGTCTTCGAAGATGCTTTCCAGCCTACCATGCTATGA